The Patescibacteria group bacterium genome segment TGGTTTCCCAAAGCTGTTCGGGGTTCATCTCGCCCAAACCTTTGTAGCGCTGTATGGTGATGCCCTTGAGCTTATTATCTCCTACCGGCGCCTCTGAATCTGATTCTACCCCCATCACCTCTTCTATTTCTTCAGGTTCCTCTTTGGCGCCCTTGCTAGCTTTTTCTGCTTTTATCTTTTGGAATTCTTTTACCACGCGATCTTTCTCGCTATCCGAATATGCATAGCGAACCTCGCGCCGCTGCTGTACCCGATAGAGTGGTGGTTGGGCTATATAGATGAAGCCGGCATCAATGAGCGGACGAAAATAACGATAAAAAAGTGTGAGTAACAGCGTGCGAATATGCGCACCGTCCACATCAGCATCAGTCATAATAACTACTTTGTGATAGCGCAGGCGTTCGATATCAAATTCATCAGCGATAGCGGTACCAAGGGCAATAACAAGATTTTTAATCTGCTCGGAACCCAACATCCGATCCAGGCGTGCGCGCTCGACATTGAGAATCTTACCTCGCAGTGGCAAGATTGCCTGTGTTCTACGGTCACGCGCCTGCTTTGCCGAACCACCTGCCGAGTCACCCTCTACGATAAAGATCTCGGAATCTTCCGCGTTTTTTGATTGGCAATCGGCAAGCTTACCCGGGAGCGTCATGCCCTCCAAGGCGCCTTTGCGCATGATGGTTTCCTTGACGGCTTTGGCAGCTCTACGCGCTTTTGCCGCAAGTAATACTTTGTCTAAGATAATGCGGGCTTCCTGCGGATGCTCTTCAAGCCATGAGGAAAATGCTTCACCAAATACTTTTTCTACCGCCCCTCTCGCCTCGGGATTACCCAGCTTTGCTTTGGTCTGACCTTCAAATTGTGTCTCCCGTATCTTGACCGAGATAATCGCCGTCATACCCTCGCGCACATCTTCACCGGTCAAGTTGTCATCATCTTTGTTAAAATAATTGTTTTTCTTGCCGTAATCGTTAAGCACGCGCGTGAGCGCCGTACGAAAACCAGTAATATGCATGCCGCCCTCGGGTGTATGGATACAGTTGGCAAATCCGAGCTCACGCGTTGAGAGGTCATCGGCATATTGCAATGCCGCCTCCACCATCACACTGTTTTCTTCTTTGTTTACATAAAAAATATCATCATGCTTTGGCGCAAACCGGCGATTGACATGTTTGATATATGATTTGATACCGCCTTCAAAATAAAACGCATGCGCCTTCTCTTCTCCTTTTTTGCGCTCATCATGGATAACAACATAAATACCTTGGTTGAGATATGCCTGTTGGCGGATACGCTCAAGAATTTTTTCCCAATTATATTCAATCTCTTTGAAGATCTCCGCGTCTGGCTCAAAAGTAATCGCTGTGCCTGATCCGTCACACTTACCCACTTTTTTTACATTATATTTTGGCTTGCCACGCTCGTATTCTTGCGTATACAAAAAGCCTTCTTTACATACCTCGGCTTTGAGCCAAATCGAGAGTGCGTTTACCACTGACACGCCTACACCGTGGAGCCCACCTGCGACTTTATACGCATCACCGCCAAATTTACCTCCCGCATGCAGTGTGGTAAGCACCGTCTCGAGCGCTGATTTTTTGGTTTGCTTGTGAATGTCTACGGGAATACCGCGGCCATCATCTACCACGCGTACCTGATTTTTTGGCAAAAGAACGATGGAGATATTTTTTGCGTATCCCGCCATCGCCTCGTCAATCGAGTTATCAACTACCTCCCAAATAAGGTGATGAAGGCCATCGACTCCCGTCGAGCCAATATACATACCGGGACGCTTACGCACCGGATCCAATCCTTCGAGTACATGAATGTCCTTGGCGCTATAGTCGCCGTTGGATTCAGTCTTTTTTTCTGATTTATTTTTTGCCATATATAAACTATCTACCTGATAACAGCACCCAGAGCATCTTGGGTCTTTTTGATTATTTGATCTTGGATTATGCTCACTTCGTCGTGCGTGAGCGTTCGCTCGAGTGAGCGGTACACAATGCGAAAGGTATATGATTTTTTATCGGCTCCAAATTTACCCGCATCTTCGTACTCGTCAATAAGCTGCACCTCTTCGATCAAGTTTTCAGCAAAATCTCGGACAATCTCGTAATAATTATTTAAGCTTACTGATGTATCAATAACAAATGATATGTCTCGCGCGATAGGCGGAAATTTGCTGACTGCCTTATATTTGCTATTGATATCTTTGAACTGGTTTGTGATACGCGAATCATTAAACCACAAAATCCTGATATCGGGGATTTCCATCTTTATCATAGCAAGCCGTTCGCCAAAACCGAAAGCCCAGCCATTATATACTTCTGGATCTAATCCAAAATTTTTCAAAACGATAGGATTGACAAGCCCCGCGCCGTTGACCTCAAGCCAGTCACCGTTGAACATAATATCCATCTCGAGACTCTCGATAGTATAGGGGAAATTATCATCAAGAAATTTGTATTCAATCTCTTTACCAAAAAGCCCGCGCGCCAGATCTACCTGCACATCTTTGAGGTCTTGTTGAGTAATGACTTTCTTTTCTTTTTTACAAATCAGAAGACCATCAATCTGATGAAAAGCGGGAAAATGGTGCCGATCAATTTCATCTTTGCGAAATACGATTCCTGGCGAGAGCGCGGCTACCTGACCGTCAGTCTTGAGCCTCTGTAAAACATCGGGATCGCGCAAATAGTACGACCAAAAGGCGGTTGTTTGCGTCCGTAAGAGTTGCTGCTCATTTATGTAGTAGGTATCGGTCTCCCTCCTGCTCGGATGATCTTTTGGTGTATTGAGCAGATCAAAGTTATCTTGTACCGATACAATTTTGGGAAAATCAACCACATCAAAACTATCAAAGCGCGGCAAGCTAATGATCTGATCAAACAAAATTTTTACGGGAGAAAAATCTTTTTTAGAGAGATCGGGCAGCTTGAGCATTCTTTTTATCCTCTCCGCCTTGATGTCTTTTCTACCTTCCAGCTCTTTGAGCAAGTCGGCCTCGCGGGGATCGCGAATCGTTATCTGCTTATGCATGATATGGTGGTTTTTCGTTTGCTGGTAGTGATTGAGTACGCTTTATTGTAGCAGAAATACACTCCCTTTTCCAGCGCGCTACTGACCAAGAATACCGCCCCTTGGCGGTATTTTTGAACTTTCTAGTATCGTCTTCTAATGTTGGTTGATAAGGTTTTGTAGATTCTCAATTGACCGACGAAGACCATCGAGAGTATTGGCAATCGCGGGATCAGAGGCGCTCGGCGCAAATGATGTGGGCGAGACGACTTCGAGACGATTTTGCGTCACCCAACCCTCGGCACCACTCGTAAATCGAATCTTCCAGCGTCGGCGACCGTCAGTAGTACAAACATTTCTCGCGCCGATAACAGTGCCGCGCGCGCCTACCAGCTCTTCGCCTTTGGGGGTGCCGCACGAACCATCGGGTAGAGGGTCATTACGATAATTTGCGCCAGCAGTCGATTCGGGAAGAGCCTTGATACGGATGGGAGCGCCGATGCCCAATGTTAATGACGCTGGTGGTGGGGGTGGCGGAGGCTGTACTCCGATGGGCGTATATCTAAATACCACCTTGGTATGCTTTTGCTGCTGAGTGCTCACGATCGCCGAGCAAACACCCGCAGTACAGGTTGCATCGACAAATTCGGCATCAGGTACCGCGCATGGTTCTCTGCCTGTCTCGCTAAAATTGCCACGACAAATGCCGATATCAACATCGTATCCTGTGGGACCCTGCACGCGAACTTCAAAAGCGTTTACGCCAAGATCACTTTTCAAGATCAAGGGATTTGCTGTATTGTCCGTAATCAATGCGGCACCTGTAGGTACGGGCCGTACAGTGACGGCGGTACCTACAGGAGCAGATGCAAATGTGTCATCAGCGCCGACTCTGCGTACGCGTAGCATGGTGTATTCTTGTGGCGCTGGGGGTGGTGGAGGTGGTACTGGCGCAGGAGGAGGTGGA includes the following:
- the gyrB gene encoding DNA topoisomerase (ATP-hydrolyzing) subunit B yields the protein MAKNKSEKKTESNGDYSAKDIHVLEGLDPVRKRPGMYIGSTGVDGLHHLIWEVVDNSIDEAMAGYAKNISIVLLPKNQVRVVDDGRGIPVDIHKQTKKSALETVLTTLHAGGKFGGDAYKVAGGLHGVGVSVVNALSIWLKAEVCKEGFLYTQEYERGKPKYNVKKVGKCDGSGTAITFEPDAEIFKEIEYNWEKILERIRQQAYLNQGIYVVIHDERKKGEEKAHAFYFEGGIKSYIKHVNRRFAPKHDDIFYVNKEENSVMVEAALQYADDLSTRELGFANCIHTPEGGMHITGFRTALTRVLNDYGKKNNYFNKDDDNLTGEDVREGMTAIISVKIRETQFEGQTKAKLGNPEARGAVEKVFGEAFSSWLEEHPQEARIILDKVLLAAKARRAAKAVKETIMRKGALEGMTLPGKLADCQSKNAEDSEIFIVEGDSAGGSAKQARDRRTQAILPLRGKILNVERARLDRMLGSEQIKNLVIALGTAIADEFDIERLRYHKVVIMTDADVDGAHIRTLLLTLFYRYFRPLIDAGFIYIAQPPLYRVQQRREVRYAYSDSEKDRVVKEFQKIKAEKASKGAKEEPEEIEEVMGVESDSEAPVGDNKLKGITIQRYKGLGEMNPEQLWETTMDPAKRIMKQVTIDDGEAADEVFDILMGDEVAPRKHFIQTHAKSVKNLDV